Proteins encoded within one genomic window of Thermodesulfobacteriota bacterium:
- a CDS encoding CPBP family intramembrane metalloprotease: MRPYGKSLLLAEFFVLFTAVPALIVFLRERWLMIALLWGGSMLAYVYLRKTRRPDEGPRASFGEMMKRILLRFAVIAPLVTILVWTTAPDDFLSFPRENPRIWILVMALYPLLSVWPQEILYRALIYKRYAPVFGEGRGYLIASALAFGYMHIIFLNWIAVVMTLVGGFIFADNYRKRRSLALVSIEHALYGCLIFTVGLGRFFYVGAAWG, translated from the coding sequence TTGAGGCCGTATGGAAAATCCCTTCTCCTTGCCGAATTCTTCGTACTCTTCACGGCCGTCCCCGCTCTCATAGTTTTCCTGAGGGAGCGCTGGCTCATGATCGCGCTTCTCTGGGGCGGGAGCATGCTTGCATACGTCTACCTCAGAAAGACGCGCCGCCCGGACGAAGGGCCCCGGGCTTCTTTCGGGGAAATGATGAAGCGCATACTCCTGAGGTTCGCCGTTATAGCCCCCCTGGTGACGATCCTGGTATGGACCACCGCGCCTGACGATTTTCTCTCCTTCCCGCGCGAGAACCCGCGCATCTGGATTCTGGTGATGGCGCTTTATCCCCTCCTTTCCGTCTGGCCGCAGGAGATTCTCTACAGGGCACTTATATATAAAAGGTATGCGCCTGTTTTCGGCGAGGGCAGGGGGTATTTGATCGCCTCGGCCCTCGCGTTCGGATATATGCATATAATTTTTCTTAACTGGATTGCGGTAGTGATGACGCTTGTCGGCGGATTTATATTCGCCGACAATTACAGGAAGAGACGCTCTCTCGCGCTGGTTTCTATCGAGCATGCCCTCTACGGATGCCTTATTTTCACGGTAGGGCTCGGGAGATTTTTTTACGTCGGGGCGGCGTGGGGTTAG